Part of the Pseudomonas abietaniphila genome is shown below.
GGTTTATTCGGAAAGCATTTTCACCAACCGCTCCCGCTTCAAGATGATCCTGTTCGTCTGGTCCTCTGCGTTTTGCGTGTTGTTGTTCATGCACAAAGCGATGAATCTCTTTGATTACATCACCCAGGAACAACTGATGGTGTGGTTCGTCGCCAGCCTGGTGATGTTCTGCGCCGACCGTTTGCTGCTCCTGCTGATCTACAAGCGCCTGATGGCACGTGGCTTCTTCCTGCAGAACGCAGTGATTCTGGGCGCCACCGAGAATGGACAGCGCCTGGCCGAATACATGCTGCAGAACCAGGACATCCGCTCCGGGGTATTGGGGTTCATCGACGACCGCATCGGCCGCCTGCCGAAAACCATGGCCGGCCTGCCCCTGCTTGGGAACACCAAAGACCTGGAAGTCCTGATCCGCGAGGAAAAAGTCACCCAGGTGCTGGTCGCCCTGCCCTGGTCTGCGGAAAACCGCATGGATTACATCATTCGCGAGCTGCGCAGGCTGCCGGTCAACGTCTTGCTGGTGCCGGACATGGTCGCCTTCAGGCACGCTCACAATCGCATCACCGAAGTGGCCAGCCTGCCGATGTTCAATGCCTCCGACGTCCCGTTGCGCGGCTGGTCGCCGTTGTTCAAGCGGGTCGAAGACATGGTGCTCTCGAGCCTGGCAATCCTGCTCCTCTCCCCGGTCATGCTGGTCATCGCCGCAGCCATCAAGCTGGACTCCCGAGGGCCGGTGCTGTTCTGGCAAAAACGCTATGGCTACAACAACCGGTTGATCACGGTGTGCAAATTTCGCTCGATGCACACCCATCAGGCGGACGCCACAGCAGAACAGCAGACCGTCAAGGGCGATACGCGGGTGACACGCGTCGGGCGTTTCATCCGCAAGACCAGCCTGGATGAGCTACCGCAATTGTTCAACGTCTTCGCGGGCAGCATGTCAATGGTGGGACCGCGCCCACATGCCACGGCCACCAAGGCCGCGGGCATTTTGTTCGAGCAAGCTGTCAAGGAGTACACCTCGCGTCATCGGGTCAAACCGGGCATTACCGGACTGGCTCAGATCAACGGTTTTCGTGGTGAGACAGATACTGTGGAGAAGATCGAAAAGCGTGTCGAATTCGATCTTGAGTACATCGAAAACTGGTCCGTCTGGTTCGATCTATACATCCTATTGCGCACTGTTCCGGCAGTGCTCTTCTCTCGCGAGGCTTACTGATGGGCACCCTTATTCCCTGCATTATCGCCGGCGGTGCCGGCACCCGATTGTGGCCAGTTTCACGTGAAGCGATGCCAAAGCCCTTCATGCGCCTGCCAGATGGCGAAAGCCTGCTGCAAAAGACCTTCAACCGTGCCAGCAACCTGGACGGCGTCGAAAGCCTGCTGACGGTAACCAACCGGGAAGTCTACTTCCGGACCGTCGATGACTATCGCTTGTTGAACAAGAACAAGATCCACCTCGACTTTCTGCTGGAGCCGTTCGGACGCAACACCGCGCCCGCCATCGCCGCCGCCGCGCTGCATGTCCAGGCGCTGCACGGTGACGAGGCTCAGTTGCTGATCCTTCCTGCCGATCAGCTGATCCACGACGTGGAGGCGTTCGCCACGGCGGTCAAGGATGCCCGCAAGCTCGCTGATGAGGGCTGGCTGGTGACCTTCGGCCTGATTCCCACGCGCGCGGAAACCGGCTTTGGTTACATCGAAAAAGGCCAGGCCTTGAGTGACAAGGCCTACCAGGTCGCGCGATTCGTCGAGAAGCCCGATGCGACCACCGCCAACGAGTACCTGAACGGTGGCCTGCACCTGTGGAACGCCGGGATGTTCTGCATGCGCGTCGACGTGCTGTTGCGCGAGCTGGAAACCCACGCACCCGATGTGCTGGCGGCCGTGCGTCACTGCCTTTCCCGGTGCAACAGCAAGGAAGGCAGCAACGAGCTGCAGATGGAACTGGACGCCACCACCTTCGCCCAGGCACCGGACATCTCGATTGACTACGCCTTGATGGAGCGCTCGCAGAAAGTGGCCGTGGTGCCATGCGAGCTTGGCTGGAGCGACATCGGTTCCTGGTCAGCGATTCGCGAGCTGGCCCCGGCGGATGAAAACGGCAACCAGTGCAACGGTCAGGTGGTGCTGCACGACGTCACCAACTGCTACATCGACTCCAAGAAGCGACTGGTCGGTGCCGTCGGTCTGGACAACCTGATCATTATCGACACCCCGGACGCCCTGTTGATTGCCGACGCCGAGCGCACCCAGGAAGTCAAACTCATTGCGCAGGAGCTCAAGCGCCAGGGCCATCCGGCGTACCTGCTGCACAACACCGTGACCCGGCCGTGGGGCACTTACACCGTCCTGGAAGAAGGCAAGCGCTTCAAGATCAAGCGCATCGTGGTCAAGCCCCAGGCGTCGTTGTCGCTGCAGATGCACCACCATCGCAGCGAACACTGGATCGTTGTCAGCGGCATGGCCCGCGTTACCAACGGCGAGCGCGAGTTCATGCTCGACACCAACGAATCGACCTTCATCAAGCCTGGCCACACTCACCGTCTGGTAAACCCCGGCGTGATCGATCTGGTGATGATCGAGGTACAGAGTGGCGAGTACCTGGGTGAAGACGACATCGTGCGTTTCACCGATGTGTACGGCCGCGTACCGGCTGCGCCGACGGTCTGATGAAACCCTGAACCGGCCGCGCGTGTCGCGGCTGACACCTCTTTAACGCAGCGAGGCACTCGTTCTCCCCTGAGCATTACCCCGCCCACGGCCATGCCGGGGCACTTCAGACATTGGACTTGGCGGTATCGCCGACATGATTGTTTTACCCGCAAGGGAGCCGTATTCATGCATGACAGGAGTTCTGGACCAATGAAAAATACGCTGCTGCTCGCCAGCGTACTGCTGCTGTGCGCGTGTAACACGCCCGCACGGATCGGGCTGCCGGAATCACCGGAAATCAAGGCCGCACAGGATGCAGGCCGAGCCCTGGCCGGCAAACCGCTGCCGCCTGAACGCATCCACGCCGGCGACACCCTGCGTATCGTGCGCAACACCGGCGAAGCGCCTTCGATCTCGGCGTTCACCGCCAACTCCATCTATGAGCTGACGCTGTTCCCGGTGCTCAACGACGGTACGTTTTCCTACCCGTACATCGGTTCAGTGAAAGCGGCCGGGTTGACCGTGCCGCAGCTCACCCAAGTGCTGGAAGACAAGCTTGCACCGGTCTACCGGGAAACCGCGCTGACCATCAACATCAGCCAGGCGCCCAGCAACATGGTGTTCGTGGGAGGCGCGGTGCGCAATCCGGCCAACCTGCCCGTGTCGGTGGTCACCAACCTTGAGCAGGCGCTGGTGGGGGCCGGGGGTATTAACCCGGATGCCGATGCGCGCCTCGTCGCGTTGCTGCGTCAGGGCGACGACGGCCTCTACAAGACGTATTTCTTCGATTACAGCAAGCTTCTCTACGCGGGCAGTGGAGGCCCGACGGCGCCGGTGTTGTTGCAGCGCGGTGATGTTGTGTTCGTCCCCAAATCCGGGGTCGGCAACAAGATCGACGGCGTGAATCTGTACTTCAACCAGTTGATCCCCTTCTCGAAATCGTTGGGCTTCGGTGTGAATTACAACCTGCGCGACAACAACTAATCGGAAGGGACCGCCGACATGATAACCATCCGCTCATTCCGCGATTTATTGCGCCTGTATTTCATCTTCCGACGCGAGGTGCAGATCACTGTGGTGGCGACGTTCGCGATCATCGTGCTCGGCGCATTCCTTTTGCCTAACCGGTACGAATCCACTGCCCTGTTGCTGGTCAAGCCTGGCCGTGACACCAGCACCGTGCCGATCGAACTCGCTGACCGGCAGTCGATCGCCGTGCCGAGTGCCCTGCGCGACCCCTTGCTCGACGAAGAGCGCATGCTGACGGGTCGCCCGATCATCCGGCTGGTCGTGCAGCAGTACATGGAAAAGCTGGCCGATGCACCGAAGCCCTCGGGCGTTTTCGCCACGATCAAAAACGCCCCGGGCGAGGTGTTCCGCGCCATCGTCAATGTCCTTCGCAGTGGGTTGGAAATGCTCGGACTGGTCGAGGCCCGCTCGCCGGAAGAGCGCCTCGCGGAAGACCTGGAAAAGAATTTCAAAGCCAGTCACGAACCGGGCTCTTCGGTGATGGAGCTGACCTTCACCTGGAACGATCCCGAGGTGGCCCAGGCGGTGTTGAAAAGCTGGGTAGATGAGTACGGCAACGAGCGTGCCCGGACCCTGGGGCGGGTAAACCTCTACGCGTTCTACGAACAGGAGGTCAAGGACACGCAAGCCAACATTCTCTCTCACAAGCACGACATCCAGACCCTGCTCGACCAGTTGGGCACCGTGAGCATCAATCAACGGCTGGCCGACATCGCTCAGGGCCTGAATGACCTGCGCACCGAGCGCAACAACACCGCCCGTTCCATTGCCTCGACCAAGGCCGGGATGGACAAGATTCAGGAGCAGATCAACAAGCAGACCCGGCTGATCAGTTCAGGCAAGGAGCTGGCCCTCAACCCGAGCCGTCAGGACTTGCAAAACCGCATCAACAGCAAGGAAGTCGAGCGTCAGGAACTGTTGCGCTCGTTCAAGGAAAGCGCGCCTCCGGTCCAGGCGCTGGACAATGAGATCAAGAACCTCAAAGCACTGTGGGCCAGTCAGGCAACGACCGTGCAACGCTCTGAAAACATTGCGCCCAATCCATTGTTCACCCGCCTGCAAAACATCCTCAACGACCAGCAGGCCAGTTACACCCGGCTGCTGGTGCAGCGAGAGCAACTCGACGCACAACTCGCTCAACTGGAGAAGGACCGGACCCAGGCACTGGACCTCGAACCCAAATTCTCGCGGCTGCAAAACGAGCTGAATGCCGAGGAAAAGAACTTCATTCTTTACACCGACAGCCTGGAAAAGGCACGCATCGACCGCGAGCTGGATAACAAGCGCATCAGCAACATTGCGATCATCGAACAAGCCACGCTCAACCCCAGCCGGGTATTTCCGAAAAGCCTGTTGATGTTGCTGCTGGCCATTCCGTTGAGTCTGGGTGTAGGCCTGTTAGCCCTGTATCTGTTCTACCTGCTGGACCAGCGCATCCACGACGGCGACAAGATCGAAGCGCAGTTCGGGGTGCCGTTGTGGACCAGTCTGCAGGACACCAGCATCGCGCAGCCGCATCGCAACAGCGCCTTCATCGCCAGTCTGTATCGCCTGTACAGCGTGCTGCCGCTCAACCAGGTGCCCGAAAAAGGGCTCAGCATCGGGCTGACATCGGCGCACTCGGGCGAAGGGGTGAGCTTCGTCGTCGAACACCTGCGCACGCTCCTTGAAGAGCATGGCCACAGCGTCCGTGTGGGGGATGGACGCGCGGCACAACCCGGTGAAATCCAGCTGATCGCTGCGTCCGATTTCTATTCGAACCAGCAAGCCTTCGTGCACTTGCGCGATGCCGACCTCATCGTGCTGGTGGTCCGG
Proteins encoded:
- a CDS encoding mannose-1-phosphate guanylyltransferase/mannose-6-phosphate isomerase, which gives rise to MGTLIPCIIAGGAGTRLWPVSREAMPKPFMRLPDGESLLQKTFNRASNLDGVESLLTVTNREVYFRTVDDYRLLNKNKIHLDFLLEPFGRNTAPAIAAAALHVQALHGDEAQLLILPADQLIHDVEAFATAVKDARKLADEGWLVTFGLIPTRAETGFGYIEKGQALSDKAYQVARFVEKPDATTANEYLNGGLHLWNAGMFCMRVDVLLRELETHAPDVLAAVRHCLSRCNSKEGSNELQMELDATTFAQAPDISIDYALMERSQKVAVVPCELGWSDIGSWSAIRELAPADENGNQCNGQVVLHDVTNCYIDSKKRLVGAVGLDNLIIIDTPDALLIADAERTQEVKLIAQELKRQGHPAYLLHNTVTRPWGTYTVLEEGKRFKIKRIVVKPQASLSLQMHHHRSEHWIVVSGMARVTNGEREFMLDTNESTFIKPGHTHRLVNPGVIDLVMIEVQSGEYLGEDDIVRFTDVYGRVPAAPTV
- a CDS encoding exopolysaccharide transport family protein, which gives rise to MITIRSFRDLLRLYFIFRREVQITVVATFAIIVLGAFLLPNRYESTALLLVKPGRDTSTVPIELADRQSIAVPSALRDPLLDEERMLTGRPIIRLVVQQYMEKLADAPKPSGVFATIKNAPGEVFRAIVNVLRSGLEMLGLVEARSPEERLAEDLEKNFKASHEPGSSVMELTFTWNDPEVAQAVLKSWVDEYGNERARTLGRVNLYAFYEQEVKDTQANILSHKHDIQTLLDQLGTVSINQRLADIAQGLNDLRTERNNTARSIASTKAGMDKIQEQINKQTRLISSGKELALNPSRQDLQNRINSKEVERQELLRSFKESAPPVQALDNEIKNLKALWASQATTVQRSENIAPNPLFTRLQNILNDQQASYTRLLVQREQLDAQLAQLEKDRTQALDLEPKFSRLQNELNAEEKNFILYTDSLEKARIDRELDNKRISNIAIIEQATLNPSRVFPKSLLMLLLAIPLSLGVGLLALYLFYLLDQRIHDGDKIEAQFGVPLWTSLQDTSIAQPHRNSAFIASLYRLYSVLPLNQVPEKGLSIGLTSAHSGEGVSFVVEHLRTLLEEHGHSVRVGDGRAAQPGEIQLIAASDFYSNQQAFVHLRDADLIVLVVRAESSTVPMLQNALTTLTTAFKHVDGIILNRRRFEIPEGVLAWIGRFRRQH
- a CDS encoding polysaccharide biosynthesis/export family protein, giving the protein MKNTLLLASVLLLCACNTPARIGLPESPEIKAAQDAGRALAGKPLPPERIHAGDTLRIVRNTGEAPSISAFTANSIYELTLFPVLNDGTFSYPYIGSVKAAGLTVPQLTQVLEDKLAPVYRETALTINISQAPSNMVFVGGAVRNPANLPVSVVTNLEQALVGAGGINPDADARLVALLRQGDDGLYKTYFFDYSKLLYAGSGGPTAPVLLQRGDVVFVPKSGVGNKIDGVNLYFNQLIPFSKSLGFGVNYNLRDNN
- a CDS encoding undecaprenyl-phosphate glucose phosphotransferase, with translation MRLQPVDSLLLTRTSLIEYFLFAVRLVHGVTAVLPGILILAYWKAETPIPPQSYLMVQVFFGVVCVLMFQALGVYSESIFTNRSRFKMILFVWSSAFCVLLFMHKAMNLFDYITQEQLMVWFVASLVMFCADRLLLLLIYKRLMARGFFLQNAVILGATENGQRLAEYMLQNQDIRSGVLGFIDDRIGRLPKTMAGLPLLGNTKDLEVLIREEKVTQVLVALPWSAENRMDYIIRELRRLPVNVLLVPDMVAFRHAHNRITEVASLPMFNASDVPLRGWSPLFKRVEDMVLSSLAILLLSPVMLVIAAAIKLDSRGPVLFWQKRYGYNNRLITVCKFRSMHTHQADATAEQQTVKGDTRVTRVGRFIRKTSLDELPQLFNVFAGSMSMVGPRPHATATKAAGILFEQAVKEYTSRHRVKPGITGLAQINGFRGETDTVEKIEKRVEFDLEYIENWSVWFDLYILLRTVPAVLFSREAY